From a region of the Corallococcus macrosporus genome:
- a CDS encoding Maf family protein: MDPTALFVLASASPRRKDLLAQLGLRFTVAAADIDETPMAGEIARNYVHRLAVEKARTVATRHPDAWVLAADTTVALGAELLGKPRDAAEAREMLTRLSGQVHEVFTGIAVAGRAQASEVVRTQVTFRTLSTEEIAWYAETGEPLDKAGAYAIQGKGGFLVQGIEGSPSNVIGLPLGETLALLRRAGVPLPWTPGGQR; this comes from the coding sequence ATGGATCCAACCGCTCTCTTCGTTCTCGCCTCCGCCTCGCCCCGGCGCAAGGATTTATTGGCCCAGCTGGGCCTTCGCTTCACCGTGGCGGCGGCGGATATCGATGAAACGCCGATGGCCGGAGAAATTGCGCGGAACTACGTGCACCGGCTGGCCGTGGAGAAGGCCCGCACGGTCGCCACCCGGCACCCGGACGCGTGGGTGCTGGCCGCGGACACCACCGTGGCCCTGGGGGCCGAGCTGCTGGGCAAGCCCCGGGACGCGGCGGAGGCGCGGGAGATGCTCACCCGGCTGTCCGGCCAGGTCCATGAGGTCTTCACCGGCATCGCGGTGGCCGGCCGCGCGCAGGCCTCCGAGGTCGTGCGCACGCAGGTGACCTTTCGCACGCTCTCAACGGAGGAGATTGCCTGGTACGCGGAAACCGGCGAGCCCCTGGACAAGGCGGGCGCCTACGCCATCCAGGGCAAGGGCGGCTTCCTGGTGCAGGGCATCGAGGGAAGCCCCTCGAACGTCATCGGCCTGCCGCTGGGGGAGACGCTGGCGCTGCTGCGCCGGGCGGGCGTTCCGCTGCCCTGGACCCCCGGGGGCCAGCGATGA
- a CDS encoding GGDEF domain-containing protein: MNPADLLSAMKRTVEQLAAYNEMAKALTSTLELREVLALVMQKVSALLRPRNWSLILQDERTGKLYFEIAVGEGAEALKGLQLNPGEGIAGAVFSSGVARLVHDVAGDSSFAPRFDEASAFHTRSLLAVPLVARERVLGVIELVNGPTEPGFTHDDLTALSAIADYAAIAIENARNFRRVQELTITDEHTGCFNARHLRAQLEQEVKRSARFRHPLSLVFLDLDHFKSINDRHGHLVGSATLKEVGDLLISLGRHNLDAVFRYGGDEFAVMLIETDKEGAQVIAQRICEAFRGQRFLREQGLDVALTASVGVASFPEHATTSTDLIRAADFAMYAAKGRGRDRIAVAEAPSAEGAPREVPYARSGG, translated from the coding sequence ATGAACCCCGCGGACCTCCTGTCGGCCATGAAGCGGACAGTGGAGCAACTGGCCGCCTACAACGAGATGGCCAAGGCGCTGACCTCCACGCTGGAGCTGCGCGAAGTGCTCGCGCTCGTGATGCAGAAGGTCAGTGCGCTGCTGCGGCCGCGCAACTGGTCGCTCATCCTCCAGGACGAGCGCACCGGAAAGCTCTACTTCGAAATCGCGGTGGGGGAGGGCGCCGAAGCGCTCAAGGGCCTCCAGCTCAACCCGGGCGAGGGCATCGCCGGCGCGGTGTTCTCCTCCGGTGTCGCGCGGCTCGTGCACGACGTGGCCGGCGACTCCAGCTTCGCGCCCCGCTTCGATGAGGCCTCCGCCTTCCACACCCGCTCGCTGCTCGCCGTGCCCCTGGTGGCGCGCGAACGCGTGCTGGGCGTGATTGAGCTGGTCAACGGCCCCACGGAGCCCGGCTTCACGCATGACGACCTCACCGCGCTGTCCGCCATCGCGGACTACGCGGCCATCGCCATCGAGAACGCGCGCAACTTCCGCCGGGTGCAGGAGCTCACCATCACGGACGAGCACACCGGTTGCTTCAACGCGCGGCACCTGCGCGCGCAGCTGGAGCAGGAGGTGAAGCGCTCGGCGCGCTTCCGCCACCCGCTGTCGCTCGTGTTCCTGGACCTGGACCACTTCAAGTCCATCAACGACCGGCATGGGCACCTGGTGGGCAGCGCCACGCTCAAGGAGGTGGGGGACCTGCTCATCAGCCTGGGCCGCCACAACCTGGACGCCGTCTTCCGCTACGGCGGCGACGAGTTCGCGGTGATGTTGATTGAAACGGACAAGGAGGGCGCGCAGGTCATCGCGCAGCGCATCTGCGAGGCGTTCCGCGGCCAGCGCTTCCTGCGCGAGCAGGGGCTGGACGTGGCGCTCACCGCGAGCGTCGGGGTGGCGTCCTTCCCGGAGCACGCCACCACCTCCACGGACCTCATCCGCGCGGCGGACTTCGCCATGTACGCGGCCAAGGGCCGGGGCCGGGACCGCATCGCGGTCGCCGAGGCCCCTTCGGCGGAGGGGGCCCCTCGCGAGGTCCCCTACGCCCGCTCCGGCGGGTGA
- a CDS encoding peptidylprolyl isomerase: MDGLNPRKVFSLLFIIGIAVVFTLQFGPGSNGFADTGSAAPTASAVATVNGKEIPLRDFSMAWSQQMNFLRSQGNPIPESVARQFGLDKQVLDRLVNAELLAQSAERHGITPSDEELRKLIHENTDFHSKEGAFDFARYQQVLRDFYRRTPQEYEQELRRQMAAQKMMDVVRTGAVVSDDEVRARYEKEGNQAKLVFARFLPTMYADQVPAPTPAKLAEFQKAHEKEIADYYSANAFVYNVPERIRARQILVKVAPDATAEQKAQAKAKAEGLRKELEGGKDFATLAKASSDDDATKLKGGELGWVERTTWDPALANAAFALKAGEVTQPVESPLGLHLVKVEEKKEAQAKKLDDVKGEIATTLYKQEQAKGLAKAEADKALAAAKAGKSLKEQFPVPAGQQPALLRFEAETKPEAVETDSFTAQGDSVPHLGPAPGLVKATFEAKGPAVLGEVFTVGEANVVAQVVEREKPDTAGFDKRKEELRTQARQAKQIELTESFLKSLKKSGNVVTNTEAIDSVLGSAG, encoded by the coding sequence ATGGACGGTTTGAATCCCCGGAAGGTCTTCTCCCTCCTGTTCATCATCGGCATCGCCGTGGTGTTCACGCTCCAGTTCGGTCCGGGCAGCAACGGCTTCGCCGACACGGGCAGCGCCGCGCCTACCGCGAGCGCGGTGGCCACGGTGAACGGCAAGGAGATCCCCCTGCGCGACTTCAGCATGGCCTGGTCGCAGCAGATGAACTTCCTGCGCTCGCAGGGCAACCCCATCCCGGAGTCGGTGGCCCGCCAGTTCGGCCTGGACAAGCAGGTGCTCGACCGGCTGGTGAACGCGGAGCTGCTCGCCCAGTCGGCGGAGCGCCACGGCATCACGCCGTCGGATGAGGAGCTGCGCAAGCTCATCCACGAGAACACCGACTTCCACTCCAAGGAGGGCGCGTTCGACTTCGCCCGCTACCAGCAGGTGCTGCGCGACTTCTACCGCCGCACGCCGCAGGAGTACGAGCAGGAGCTGCGCCGCCAGATGGCCGCCCAGAAGATGATGGACGTGGTGCGCACGGGTGCCGTGGTGTCGGACGACGAGGTCCGCGCACGCTACGAGAAGGAAGGCAACCAGGCGAAGCTGGTGTTCGCCCGCTTCCTGCCCACGATGTACGCGGACCAGGTCCCCGCGCCCACGCCCGCGAAGCTCGCGGAGTTCCAGAAGGCGCATGAGAAGGAGATCGCGGACTACTACTCGGCGAACGCCTTCGTCTACAACGTGCCGGAGCGGATCCGTGCCCGTCAGATTCTCGTGAAGGTGGCCCCGGACGCGACGGCCGAGCAGAAGGCCCAGGCGAAGGCGAAGGCGGAAGGCCTGCGCAAGGAGCTGGAGGGCGGCAAGGACTTCGCCACCCTGGCCAAGGCGAGCAGCGACGACGACGCCACCAAGCTGAAGGGCGGCGAGCTGGGCTGGGTGGAGCGCACCACGTGGGATCCGGCGCTGGCCAACGCGGCGTTCGCGCTGAAGGCCGGGGAAGTGACGCAGCCGGTGGAGTCCCCGCTGGGCCTGCACCTGGTGAAGGTGGAGGAGAAGAAGGAGGCCCAGGCCAAGAAGCTGGACGACGTGAAGGGCGAGATCGCCACCACCCTCTACAAGCAGGAGCAGGCGAAGGGCCTGGCCAAGGCGGAGGCGGACAAGGCGCTGGCCGCGGCGAAGGCCGGCAAGTCCCTGAAGGAGCAGTTCCCGGTCCCCGCGGGCCAGCAGCCGGCGCTGCTGCGCTTCGAGGCGGAGACGAAGCCGGAGGCCGTGGAGACGGACAGCTTCACCGCGCAGGGTGACTCCGTGCCGCACCTGGGTCCGGCGCCGGGCCTGGTGAAGGCCACCTTCGAGGCCAAGGGCCCGGCGGTGCTGGGCGAGGTCTTCACCGTGGGCGAGGCGAACGTCGTGGCGCAGGTGGTGGAGCGCGAGAAGCCGGACACCGCGGGCTTCGACAAGCGCAAGGAGGAGCTGCGCACCCAGGCCCGTCAGGCCAAGCAGATCGAGCTGACGGAGTCCTTCCTCAAGTCGCTGAAGAAGAGCGGCAACGTCGTCACCAACACCGAGGCCATCGACTCGGTGCTGGGCTCCGCGGGGTAG
- the mreC gene encoding rod shape-determining protein MreC, producing MLSLLKRYRRFLLVAALLLYPLGAFLLGGRRGRDPNFVDRGVIALTAPVQQGLTAGIDGAVAAVRNYLDLRGVRQDNDALRLENLQLRATVQALGEARSENSRLRKLLSYAEAAPGPEIPARVVGVNPVAKLLSVRISSGEKDGVFRGMSVVTPDGIVGQVIRSTGGYADVALVTDPQSRVAVRVQRSRARGTAAGAGNGPLTLENMLRTEDVEDGDLIITSGTDGIYPPGLVVGRVTQLEKKEHGMFQGADIQPAVDTSRLEEVLVVGSPYSAMASGGASAEGAQK from the coding sequence GTGCTGTCTCTTCTCAAGCGGTACCGCCGCTTCCTCCTCGTGGCCGCCCTCCTGTTGTACCCGCTCGGCGCCTTCCTGCTGGGCGGGCGGCGCGGCCGCGACCCGAACTTCGTCGACCGGGGCGTCATCGCGCTCACGGCCCCCGTGCAGCAGGGGCTCACCGCCGGCATCGACGGCGCCGTGGCCGCGGTGCGCAACTACCTGGACCTGCGCGGCGTGCGTCAGGACAATGACGCGCTGCGCCTGGAGAACCTCCAGCTGCGGGCCACGGTGCAGGCCCTGGGCGAGGCCCGCTCGGAGAACAGCCGGCTGCGCAAGCTGCTGTCCTACGCGGAGGCCGCCCCCGGCCCGGAGATTCCGGCGCGGGTGGTGGGCGTCAACCCGGTGGCGAAGCTGCTGTCGGTGCGGATCAGCAGCGGTGAGAAGGACGGGGTGTTCCGGGGCATGTCGGTGGTGACGCCGGACGGCATCGTGGGGCAGGTCATCCGGTCCACGGGCGGCTACGCGGACGTGGCGCTGGTGACGGATCCGCAGAGCCGGGTGGCGGTGCGGGTGCAGCGCTCGCGGGCGCGCGGCACGGCGGCGGGCGCGGGCAACGGCCCCCTGACGCTGGAGAACATGCTGCGCACCGAGGACGTGGAGGACGGCGACCTCATCATCACCTCCGGCACGGACGGCATCTATCCGCCGGGGCTGGTGGTGGGGCGGGTGACGCAGCTGGAGAAGAAGGAGCACGGCATGTTCCAGGGCGCGGACATCCAGCCGGCGGTGGACACCAGCCGGTTGGAGGAGGTGCTCGTGGTGGGCAGCCCGTACAGCGCGATGGCCTCGGGTGGGGCGTCGGCGGAAGGCGCGCAGAAATGA